tagatggggaaccatcgttgatcctccttaattaaaaaaaaataaactcttattttatatacGAGTACTATTTAAATACCATtcagaaatattttttaattttcatcatATAATTCAAATGAAAAcaattttatctctactttcttatctctctaactttactatctcttcattaactcacaaaactaCGCCACATAAAATCTCGTAACAATTTTCAAATATTCCATATTTTaacggatggagggagtataagaccGTAAAAGCCACTTATCAGAATCTTATAcatcacttttttttaaaatctttgtGCTCAAATTCTTAATATCATGAATTATAATTACCGAGTATATAATAcacaaaaaaatgtaaatattcaACATTTATGGATATCCTCTTCTGGAAACCAGTTTTTTACAaaagcaaataaaatattaataatagtaaaatattaaaatctcaAAATTATGGTACTTTGTGCTGCATATAGAGGGACAAACCTGTCCCATATCGCGGGGCCCACATTTAAGATTTCCGCATTAATTCAACCATCATGGACCAGACGATGTGGGCCCGATCactatccattttattttagtgtgcaattattaattcattttagtCCTAatctatttaaaataatttattaatttatattgacAGATCACTTTGAATAATATGTGGGGAAAGCAATAATAAAGGTGCACATGAGCAAGAGGCAATACCGATTGTGAAAAGGATCTAAAACTAATTgccattttacttcactccaAAACAAACCAAAATGTGATAAAGATATGAATTGAATTTATTAAACGTGATCACTCAAAAAGCACTAAAGACAAACAATATGCTGAATTTCCACATGAACTATTACTAGTAGGCCCTCACCTTCCTTTTTAGGTGCAAATTGGTCtagttttattaattaattttaagtgTCCTAAAACTCTAGGAAATTGCCATACTATATGTATTTTGACCTAAAAGTCGGCATGAGAAATGAGAATCATTATTTTACCAAAAACATTTTCCACTCAAATCTTATTTCACGGAGTACTGATTAACACTTCCTCTGTCGCACTCAAGATATCTCTAATTGTAGTATACAACGTATAATATTATGATATTTGATGGAAAAATACATGCaacaaaaatatacatataCAGATATATATTTGGGAAGAATATCATAAAATTGTGAAGAGAATTGGCACGTCAAAGTTAGACCCTTTTAATTATTCGAGTTTCGCTTAACATTAACAATATACAATGTGTTTTATTTAGGGAGATCGATTTTTCACGAGATTATACACGATTGATGACAATTCAAAACTTATCCACTATGATCAATCGTACGTGACACAATCTTTAAGGCTATCGAGCTCGTTTGTTACAATCCATGATCATATAGCGCATACAGAGAGTGTTTTTACACTTAGTTACGTGCAAACACTACAATACATATCACAAAAGAATATACATTCTTTTCTTCTTATACGTTCTATGAGAAGATGTATTCCTCTTGCTCGAAAAATGTCTAGATTCAAACCATTATAATAATCTCGTTTAAGaaagtaaaaatgaaaaagaaaaaaagagatgcATCGAGTACACCGTCCTGACAGGACCACTAAAATACGCCGGGTGGGGTCAGCGGCGCTGTTTAAGGCTCCTTTGGGTAGCGCAGGCAGAGAAGGCAGGCGTGGGGCCCAGCGCACCCAACTCAATTAAGTTTGTTTCAGGAAGGCGTTGATTTTAATAAGACATCTAAAATGCGCCCCTGCGCACAGCAGCAAATATGATACGAACTATGAAGTGAAGCAGTGGTGTTTGTGGGCTCAATCAACCATCAAAGCACCACGAAAATATTAATTAGAATAacaatgattttttttactattgaattgttcaattattttgttaatttttaaaatattgtgtaAGAATTAATTGtccataaaataataaataatatgtcatttccaatttattttgCGCCTCTCATATTAGAATTAcaaatcataattttaaaaaattgcaaTTGTCATATATgatcaaatttattttatgttaCTTTTATCTTTCTAGTTTTATGGCCTTAAAATGATGTTGAATAATTAAGTGCGTCGTCACAATAATATATGTTTAGTGTCACTAATCATGCTTCACCACGTCATGTAAATAATTTCTTTGATGGAAAATTGTTAGAATAAAAGTCGAATTACAATCTTGGGCTGTTAAATACTTAAATATTTGGACTATCGGTGGTAACTAAAAAAGAAGATGAATACTGTATTTGGTATCAATACACCAAcatagaattattttttttacaataaaGATCTCATTGAgctttaaataaaattatatttttttcctttttccaacTAATAATAGAGGATTCTAGCTTCCAAGaataattagagcatccacatccgagctcttgccaacgagcacggatgtgggccaggatccacttttactccctgctcttaggcaagagcacaacactcacatacgtgctcttccgcaaggacatgctcaagggtcccatcattctattattcaatttaaattaaaacattTCCACACTATTAAAATGCAATAAAAATAGCCAAATtactattactaattactaaaaaatttaaaattacataattaaaatcctaaaaattaaaaatttcataattaaagtcttaaaaatttaaaattacataatttaaatcctaaaaattaaaaattacataattaaattcataagtggccgaatttcgtccaaatagatgatgaatgtgtgtatttatagatgattttgggattaatttttttaaattttaaaaaaaattaaaaacggtaataaaacggctatatttttgggaatccgaaattatattttttaaaattttttgtattattttttattttttattacaaaaagaaaaaaaatgccaacgaccaatagaaacgcgccacgtcgcccttgccgctggcacggacggacaaatccaccgctgcggatgctcttaataatGGCGTCAAGATTTTTTCGTGGTCCATACAAAAATTAAACCGCCATTAGATATGTCTGGTCCACGTTCTAATTTGGACTAATGATTAGTTATTTAGTTTTTAAAAGGCAAAGCCCAATATAATAAGATTGAAGCAATATATAGACTAAAATACTATTTAAAACAATCATCATCACTTTATTGTAATGTTTCCTTAAGGATATGATGATTCCTAGAAAATGACTCCAATTCTTGGACTCATTATATAATTCTAAATCTTAGAAGATAAGAAATAATTTATTAGTGCAAGCTTGATTATTTATTGGAAGATGTGATATTATATAATTCAAAATCTTAGAAGATaagaaataatttattattgcaAGTTTGATTATTTATTAGAAGATGTGAAATGTGGAAGGATGAGAGAAGGAGAGAGGAAGTTGATGGAAGGAGAGAGGGAATTGGCCTTTTCTTGGTTGATTTTATGGGAAATTTACatagggaaaaaaattaaataaaatttagagagagaaatgggAGCCACCAAAATTGAAGGAAGCAATAATAGATAATGTGAAAGTGCTTAAATTTCCACTGACATGTTTGTCTTCATAGCACCTGTATTTGTGCCCCATAAAGGAAAAATCCAACAACAAATTATAGTGAAATTAATGCCATATTTTACGGTCTATATACGTtacatataatatttttatatgaatTTGGCAATATATATTGAATGCAAGATACACTATTAGCCTCTCAACCTTTTCAGTATGTCTACCATTTAGCTAATTTAAGTTACGTACAAAATTCAAACGAAATAAGTTTCAGCCTAATTATGTTTTGGGATAACCTATTATTCTCTACATATTTAAATATGggcaaatttttgaaaaaactaCTACTAAGTTTGATCATTATCTGACCAATTTtgtaatttctaaaaataaccTATTCtatcattattttaatatttttttagttgttttattgatttggatttgtgaaaattaaatactactataacAGTTGAAGCTGAAATACAATTAACTCAAACTTACATTTGTGAGTAATATACAAATTTGCATAAAATCCATGGATTTTGGTTTCCAAATCATAAATAACCTTTTCTAATCAAAATCAATCAAACAAATGGGATAAGTATTGAAGTAATGATACAATCATATATTCTCGGAAGTTATGGGATTGATCAGAAATCATCCGAACTTTATAATTTTTCCACAATTTTTCCACAATTTACTCTTAAAATTGTATCCAAATCGTGTTGATAATAAAATCAATTGAATTGCATAATTATTTATTCAAGAAGCAATTAAGTTGTAGTAGGAGTACTAGAATTTCAAAGGTCCTAAAATTAGTATACCTACTCATAATTGCACCATACCATAAAATTGACTAGACATAGCATGAAATTTGGCCAAAAATGTGTGAGGTGTGACAAGGACAATAAATGacatatatggagtataataaaTAATCAACCAAATAGTTGACATAAGCCAATGCCTAGAGATGATTTGACTATACCACTTATTTTTCGGGACAGTTGTGGTGACTGATAACCAATTCATATCCCACAAAAACTCATGACCAAACAATATTGGACTACTATTTATTATCACTATCCACCAATCAATCAATTATGGAAGAAAATTAAAAGGCTAGAAATTCAATTTTGCTTTAAGTATAGGCTAAAATCCCATGCCCCAAGGCAGGAATTTTCAACTTGCTACGGTGTTACCTATCAAATAAGTTGCTTTCACATGGCCTGACAAATAAAGGTTTGGAAAAAATCAATTGAAAATGGTCCATCGCCTTTTATTGCATTGGATGTATCTCCCCACAAACTAAAACTAGTAGTACTAAATTAAAATCATTTTTGTCTTGCCTAAACTTATTTTGTAGATAATCACAAAGTTGAATTCTATGAAATTGATCGATTAATCTATTCATGTGACAAGCTCTGATTAAACAACGAGCATTGCGAGCTTAGCGGCCAGCAAAAACTATACAGTACGCCAGAACGTGCTCAATAAGCGAATCTTATGCTGACTCATTATGCATATCGTTAATATCAAAGAACAATATTAGTTGGTAAAAAAATGGCTAGGTAGGCTAATAAAGAGTGTCTTTGTTCTCGTAGATAGATGAAGTTTACTCTCGATTCATCACGATATTGCAGAAACCACAATGCTTAACACTAAGGATTGACTGATTAAATTTCTCACTTGCTTTTGCTTGCTACCTATATGACGGACTCTATTAAGGCAATGGACACGACGTGCTTAGTGGCTTGCAATGTCGATACGTGCTCAAAAAGTGAATCTTACACGTCGGTTGCACATAGCCTTCAAATCAAAGTGCATTTTTTTATCATAGATAGATAAAATTTAGTCTCTTTATACCCATTAAGCACAAAATCAACTTAACCCAcctaatgaaattttaatatggCCACATCGGTTAAAAAAGCGTCACGATTAAAAAAGTTGGATTCCCAATATAAATTGTCCCGATCCGAAtcatgattttttattttaggataaTAAAAAAGAAGATATAAAGATTTCATTTCTACTGTTTCCCAATTGACGTGTTTTCgccaacaaaaggaaaaggtATCTTTCAAAAGCTTAAAGCATGGCAGAAGATTGTCCACAAagataaaatcaataaataaaaagaataatctTTTAGTAATTCCTAAAAAAACGAATTTACATGTGGCTAATTAATTTACATCCCAAAATGTATAattttcttcctcttttttttgaataaaattaaacCGGAAAATCATGACATGTTAACATGCAGCGTTGCGGTCATGCTAAAGTTACACACCGGGCACGACTGCAGCTGCTGGGACCCACTCCCGCAGGCGGAGCAGAGGCAGAGATGCCGGCACGGCAGCAGCAAAACGGAAGCCTCTCTCTCTCCGCACAATCTGCACCGTCTCTCACCGCTGTTTCCGTCGTCGTATTCCTCCGCATCTACGGATCTGCTTCCGCAGCATGATTCCTCGTCGGCGACATCGACGGCGGAGAGATGCTGTTCACCTCCTCCGTTTCCGACGTGGTGGAGGACTTGCTCGAGATCGGTGCGGAGAGAATTGGCGGTGGCTTCGTTTGATTGAGCTAAGTCTCTCCATAGCTGATTCTCGACGTAGAGGCTTTTGACGCGCTCCTGGAGGACTAGATTCAGTTTCGCCATTCTCTGAATCTGCTCGTCCttctccttcaatttcttcatcacGCCTTCGCCGATCGCCGCCGCGAGGACTCTCGCCTGCAGCTTCTGCCGCGATTCTAGCTCGTATCTTATCTTCTTCGTCTGATTTTCAGAAACAAAAATTTTAGATCAGATGCGATTATTCGTCGCGAGTGCGGTGAAATCGGAAGCGATCGAGTGAATACGTACGTGTTGTGAGATGATCGCGTCGATCTCGTACTGATACTGCTGGATCCCCGGCATGATTTCGTCTCCGGCGAGCGTCGCCTTCTGCGCGGCGAAATTCTGGAACTGATTGAAGGAATCGGCGTCTCTGGAGCGCTTCCTCGCCGGAGCGGCGATGTTGTTGTACGTGACGCCGCTGTCGGTGTTGACGGAGGTCTTCGCCGCCGCAGACGGATAATAGAACTGATTCTCCGGCAATGCCGCAGCGGAAGGAACGCCGAGGAACTGCGAGTTGTAGGCGTTCATCATCACCTCTCTGCAATTCAACAAAATCGATCTCACAAATCCGATCGGAAAGAAATCGGAAAAAGTAACGGAAACCTAATCAAATCGGTAAAACGCAACGCAACGCACCTGTCTTGAATCAGCTGGGTAGAGAAGAGATTCAGATGCCTTGCTTCTACTGCCATTTTGAATCAAACAAAATTCGTGTTTTCgatttctagagagagaaaatgtgagtgaagAAACGAGGTGGCGACTAGAGAAATGGACTGGGATTAATGGATTTATATAACAAATCTTGATCACCAAATTTGGTATGATCAAAAACTAGTTTACGTGAAAAAAATAggtttatttatgcatttaattaaaatatatagatGCATATATAGTAAAAGGAAAGTGCATAATACTAtggtcatatatttataatttgtgtataatttttttaaccataaatgtaattagtgcatactttaatttaaaatttaaaaataatagaaagaaaattcaaatataaaaataaaaaatgaggttAAAGGCTAATAAGTCTTTTTATCTTGTCCACTtactacatttattattttaatatataattaatacatcaaattattaatataattttatttttatacactTATAAGTCTAATAAGTgtacaaaattattattaataataattttaatatataattaatacatcaaattatTAAGATAACTTTATTTTGATCGTACAAAATTTTGGTTGGATACCAATCACTCTTTATATAAAGCGTTTGGGGTTGGGAGAATAGAGAAAATGCTAAGGAAAGTCGAtcaatttagagagagaaaagtggGTCTGTATTGAATTCAGCAAACAGTATGGCCGATTACgtttattaaaataaagaaaaaattgaataaaataaatggaaaaatCGTACTTGAGCAAAATcaggatttaaatatttatttttacctAAGTCAGCACTATTAATGCCCATATCACGGTTTCCATAATTTGAAACCGCCTCATATCTAGGGTTCAtgtgtatatttatttataattaggtaattcgcattaaaattttatgtttttggtcAAATTACATTAGCTTTAAAATCTGCTcatcaaatattaaaatactGACTCAGTCTAATcttataacaaaatattaatttgttctgattttacacTTGGTCAAGATTTTGAAACCGATATAAATTGACGATTTACTTAAATAACACTATCAGACGCTGATCGAAACTGACATCACATTATAGGCAGCAAAATATCGCCATAATAAATAATGAGATAGAATGAAAAGATGAGAAATGAGAAATGAGAAACGAGACGAAAAGGTACTATTTAATTTAGTACATATTGCAAGATTTTTTCGATCCTTACAatgtgaatttttttgaattatcCTGTAGTGTCGTGTAACTAAGTCATCGAACTAATcgataaattttttatttgttgcaAAAAATACAACataaatttatagtactatttgGGAAATTTACGGATGGATTTTAAAGCtagtggaaaaaataaaatttgacgaaaatatacaaatttaaaagCTACCGCTTTGTATTTCATGATTGGATTAGgtctatttttatttgaaataaggGTAACGTTCCTTATTTCTTATTATGTCTTGAAATACTATAAGGAGGTTTCTGATTCTCTATTACTCGTGTGAcacatatatagtactccctcagtcccggactacttgcacttatttcctttctgggcgtcccaagttatttgcactctttctatttttagtaaaaattatcacctacagccgcaattgttgactttgctataaaCTCATtctttaatctccgtgccgaaaaagaaatgtgcgagtagtccgggacggagatgtgcgagtagtccgggacggagggagactTTTATAAAAAACATATCAAAATAAGATGACGTGAAAGTGAAACTACTTTATAAAGTGTAATCTCTAGTGTAGCTATTTTCTTCTAGATCCATGTGTGTAGATCACATTGTTTTGGGaaaaatcaacaattatagtttGTCATTACTTATGTTCATAAATTTTCAGCTAAATTTATCAACAAACGGCAAATAGGGCCATCCTGCACAATTTAGAGTACTCGCCTAATGATTttctcatttaattaaaatactactattactcATTATGTCACAAGTGATAGAGATAATTCTTTGCATTAAgtttaaatatcaatattaaGAAATTAAGTTGATATAGCATAAAGTATacaaataaaaagagaaaaaatatttaaaagagTATTTTTTTGCTAAACAAGTAAGTCACTTAACTTAGTACATAACGAAACGATTAACTTGAGACATGTTGACTATAAATAATGGAGTAGTTTTtccaaataaatataatatcgACTTCGAGTGGCAAATTGACGCAAGACAAAAACGTCGTGACCGTCTCTATAGATTTAAGAAAAAACATACTACTACTTTGTGAGTGTGAGTTGGTCAATCAGTAAAGAGATTAATCTTTTATGGAAAATCTTTAAAATTCAAAGTcatttaccaaaaaataaaaaaggtaaaACAAAATAAGTACATCTTATTAGAacagtaattttttttctagattGTGCGCTTTAGACTACAGATCATTTCTATATAAGTAATCTGTTTATTCAAATTTAGGTCTATTGTTTTAGCTGAAATCACTCATATTTCCACGTATAATAGTTTAATTTTATTACTTTAATACATCCCAAAAATTAATCTACGTTCTCTACTATCTCTTATGGTTTACTCATCAATTTCGTATTAATAATTTAAGTCATCCCAAAAtccatatttttaaattaagtaTGGAGTAACATCTAATAACCATTTTTCGAACTAAAGCAATAATTATTTCAGGAAACCACattaatattagtataaaataatgaataaagctatgcggccacattatggccaaccttaaattaattaaataacaaaaaaatgattttttttttcaaatttttggtttaatactacctgattttacttttatattatcTTCATTATATCTTgttcaacatgttagtgttgctctttcgtagtttttgctcaacttattactactgccatttcttgattgttgcttaacgtatacagtaattcgtgatattaatgtgttttacgtaatggaattcaaagataagtatcaactcacaagtccattcacacacatataagtttatatcagtaattctaatttttttatacatgtaaatctaaattaactctttatggccggccacattatgactACTCTTTTCGAAATAAAGCAATAATTATTTTAGGAAACCACattaatattagtataaaaataataccATGAAAAAAGTTGACGTGGCAGTGAGTTTTGAGAGAAGGGGTTCCCCGCCACGTTGCAGCTGCAGGTACTGGACCCCACACCACCGTACGCCACAGTTTCTGGCAATTAATATATTCTTTTCTCATTAAATttcttttaccaaaaaaaaagagagaaaaagagatgCGGTTGCAGAAACGTGAGGGGATGGGGGTGAGTGTGGGTCCCGCATCGGGAAAAACGGAGCACGTGTGaggtgtgagtgtgtgtgtgtgtgtgtatgtatgcGGACAGACACAGTTgattctcttcttttttctgtttttccttttttctaaatattaaataaaaccCCTTGGGTTTCTTTTCTCTACTTCGCCGGTGCAGAGAAATCCTATATCGAAATTGCACTCCATTTAATTTTGATGGATAAGTGTTGGACATGGTACGAATTTCATGAGATTTTTGTCGAAGTTAATTTTGATGTGAATGAATAAATTTGTATGCTCAAATAGTAATTTGGATATACCAAAATTGCAAAAGGGAGTACTAGTTTTTGTGCTAATTCACCTtcatattgtgatttttttaaaagttggtATGATATGTGTGGGTTTTGTAATATTCGATTAACTTTTGTGAGTTGATTCTTGTTTGATAATGGAAGTATAGTGAAATCAAGAGAATAATTCAAAAAGTTGTTTATTCTTTTAGTTTGAGTTCTCTTATTTGGAGGATAGAATCAATAGTTAGGAAATTATTGACTCATCGTTTTCATATAGTATGTTTATACTAGATTTAGAActattggaaaaaaaaattgaagatttATTATTCCATTTTCAAATGTTATAGTAtaactaaattattttttataaaaattactataatttgaatttatgatTTCCTAAATTTATGTGCATATATTGTTGTATGTGTTTGTGATGCCTTCTTACTTTTTGTGTCATAATTTTCGCAACAAACAAAAAACTTTGCTTGAAATCTTGAATTTTATACTcgaaaaaaagaaaggaaaaaaagaataaagaatCCTTCAAATCTTGGAAAACCACTTCTTGAAACTCACCACCTTATCTTCACAAACGTCCAAATCATGTATTGTCGTATTAGgatttagaaaatttaaaaataaaataaaataaaatattttttattactaatattttacatgatgtttatttttaattcaattattaaTTTCTCAACTGGATTTTGGTACAGAACTACAGATGCATTTCGTCCAAACTCAGTGGTCCATTTATACAGGGCTGCATTATTTACTCCCTATTAATTGCAAGTCAAGtacattttaataattttttcatCTCGTAATTAATGTCTATACATTTCTCAATTTTAATTAACTGATTGCGATATCATCGACAAAATAAAACttcgattttattttattttttgttacaaTTAGATTATGTTGTCATATCATGGTATGCCATActagtaaatatttattttcaagaaagaaataataaattaaaaatttatgaaTTAAGATTCGAATATTTTTATATCTTCTACAAATTATAAATAGAGAtaagattattaatttattttccttcGTTCGTCAATCTAAATTTACGATTTATTGttctatttaaaaaatttatcaatagtatatttgtaaaatttaaaaccaattttactaaattgaaatttgaaaacaaaaaaattcaaatattttcaaattttgcatttaatttcatctGTAGCGACGTTACCCTAAACTTAATTATACGATTAATCGGAAACATTTTCTTAGTTGTCAAATTGATTCTAAAAGTAATTACTACAAGATTtgaaccaaaaatttaaaattttaattagtaccgtaattataattattcaataaatacttcCTATTCGATATTAACTGcccaaatattttttatattgatggTAAGAACGTCACATGCAATTAAatgtattaattaaatacagaTTCATTAAGTTGGACttgagggatttatttaattaatttaatattcccTGTCGCGTATATACATTAAGTAGACCAATTTTGGTataattcaataattttataCAGTTTGACAACTCTAATTGAGTGTATCATCAActactaatttttaattaaggGATGACTGATAAGTATAGATCAAGAATATATTCTTTAATTATTTAGGATGGGAATAAATCTTAGGGTTATTGTtttcaatttaaatatatattttcaagaaCAAATGCTTGGAATATTAGAATTTACTATAAACTGAATTTTCTATCAATTTTGGTCAAAAAAGAAGTAATAATGCAGGGAACTTCACGTGTAAATGTACTAATTTTGTACCAATGTTTAATCAATATAAATTAACTTTTGTGATCATCAAGATATGTGTTATTATGGAATTATTATAGTCTACAACATGTTGGAATCATTTCACGACATATAGGGTTGTCTACAATTCATCCCCACTACTAATGTGACAATATGCTTTATTATTTAAAagtgacaaataaaattaaaagaaatataaaatagtaaataaaatacTTACCACTAATGAATTCCATTTGTATGCGATCAAACAAATCACACAAGATATATAAACCTTAACAAATCAGTAAGTATATTAGACCATTACAAAGTTGTCTTAAAAAAAGGATTCTACTTTATTGTGTTGCTTAATCAatggaattaaataataaataataatatgataAGAGTATCTATTGAGTGGTTTGGCCTAAAGATTAG
This DNA window, taken from Salvia splendens isolate huo1 chromosome 18, SspV2, whole genome shotgun sequence, encodes the following:
- the LOC121777992 gene encoding BOI-related E3 ubiquitin-protein ligase 1-like, whose product is MAVEARHLNLFSTQLIQDREVMMNAYNSQFLGVPSAAALPENQFYYPSAAAKTSVNTDSGVTYNNIAAPARKRSRDADSFNQFQNFAAQKATLAGDEIMPGIQQYQYEIDAIISQHTKKIRYELESRQKLQARVLAAAIGEGVMKKLKEKDEQIQRMAKLNLVLQERVKSLYVENQLWRDLAQSNEATANSLRTDLEQVLHHVGNGGGEQHLSAVDVADEESCCGSRSVDAEEYDDGNSGERRCRLCGEREASVLLLPCRHLCLCSACGSGSQQLQSCPVCNFSMTATLHVNMS